The Deinococcus hopiensis KR-140 sequence GCAGCTCCAGGGCCCGGTCGCTGCTGTCGGAGAGCTGATGCGCAAAGTCACGGGCATTCTCGCTGGCCTGCTTCGTGATGGTTTCGAGGGCCGAATCAATGGCCGCCACCTTGCCACCGTCGCCTGATGCCAGGGCCTTCGCGCGCTCGGCTTGTAGGGTGCGTCCCAAGGACGCAATTTCCCTTCCGGTGGCGTCCTCCAGGCCCTCCAGGCGTTTGGCGAGGCTCTCCTTGTAGATGGTCAGGCGTTCTTCCTGAACACGCTTGTCCTGTGCCAGGAGAGCCGTGCCCAATTCGGCCTGCTGGCTGAGTTCGAGGTTGCCGAGATTGGTCAGGTACTTCTGGCGGGCCGCTGTTTCCAGCTCGCCACGTCGGTTACCAGCGGTTTCCGCTTGTTTGAGTTCCTGATCAAGGGTCTGCTTGAGGGCCGCACGCTGGGCCTCTCCACTGACCCGGATGCGCTCCTGCTCCATCTGCGCGAGGACGGGTCCGTAGTGCTCCTCAATGGCCAGTTTCGCCTGGACGTTCTCGCCGGCCAGCGCGAGGTCCCGGTCACGTTCCTGCTCGACCAGTCGGATGCGAGCAGCGCTACCCGTTGCCTGGGCTTCAAGCACCTGCTGCTGAGCCGCGCGAACGCTCCGCAGCCGCTCCTGGTCAATCTCAACCAGATCTTGGTTCCCCTTGCGCTGAATGGCTGCGACTTCTTCGGCCTGCTTGCGCTGGAGCTCGCCAGCGTTTTCCTGGAACTGGCGGCGCGCCGCGGGGGTGGGGGCGCTTTTCGCGTTCTGAAGGGCGGTCTTGATCTCCTCGCCGTAAGCCTTCTTAACGTCGTCCACCTGGCGCTGCAATTCGACCTGGCGGCGTTGCCGGCCATCTTTCACCAAGGCAAGCTGGGCATCTTGGACGGCTCGCTCGTGCTTGATGCGGGTCTCGCCATCCTCTTTAAGCTGGCGGTCGGTGATGCCCTGGAGAATGGCTCCCTGATCGGTTTGGGCACGCTTTTTAAGGGCTGCCCCCTGGAGCGGAGTGAGTTCACCCTTCTCCAGGAGCTTATCGACTTCTTTGTTGAAGTCGGCGAGGCTCTTGCGGGCGTCCTGCAAATTCTTCTGGAAAGTGGTTGTGCCGCTCTCGCTGAACTTCGTTTTCAGATCGTCGAGTTTCTGGAGAAGACCGTCATAGGCTTCGGTCTGTTCAGCAGTCGCCGCAACGTCCGTTCTCTTGCTTTTTGAGGCCGCGAGGCGTGCCGCTTCGGCGTCTGTCTCGGCCTGAATCTCTTTTTTCAATCCAAGGAGGCGTGCATCAAGCTCCTTGTTGCGCTCGTCGCTGTTCTCGAAGTTGTAACGAAGGTTGATGGTGAGGAGCTGGTTGGCTTTCAGGTTGCCGAGCTTGCCCTGGCCACGCAGTTCCTTGACGCGGGCCATCATCCCTTCGAACTGATCCTCCAAGACCTTTTCAGTCTGATCTACGATAGCTCGTGTATCCGCAGAGAACTTAAGCGCATATGCAGCTAAGCCCCCTGCCAGAAGGGCAATACCTGCTAATGCGGATGCGGCGGCAACGGGAATAGCATTTAACGCGCCGACGAATCCAATAACTCCTCCGGTATTGAAGCCAATGGCACTAGCCAGCGCCACAGCCCGTAAGCCTGCCGCCACCTTCGTAAAGAGTTGCGCGGCAACCGAAGCGCGATATAGGGCCACCAAGCCAGCAAAACTGGAATCAGCCAGGAGCAGCCGAGCTGCTTGGCCGTTCAAAATCATGGCAGTAGTAATAGCACCAAAGCCAACGACCAAGGCGGTTGCATAAGCCTTAAATGTTTCTCGATTATTTAGCAGTAGGTCCATTTGGCGGACCAATTTAGCTATGGAATCAATAGTGTTGCCCAGCTTTGAGCTAAACTGCTGCGCGAAAGTTAGTGCCAAATCATCAACGGCGTTGCGCAATCTTTCTGTTGCTTTCCCTGCGCCTTCCGTCATAGCTTTCGCGTACTGGTTTAATGCTCCTTCTCCTTCTTTCAAGGCGTTATTGTATTTTTCTACACTATCTCTCATATTAAGGAAGCCGACGATTCCTCTAGAGCGAAAAATCTTACTGGCCGCTTCTACGCTATCCGCTTGACGAATAGTCGCCTGAGTTGCCGAGTCGTAAGAATCACCAGATACGGCAGCTGCCTTGCGTAAATCAATTAAGATGTCACGCACATTACGGGCAGAGCCATCCGCATTCTTCATTTCAACGCCGAGCTTTTTAATTTCCTGGCTCGCAACACCCGTAGGGCTGGCCAGAGCCAACAAAACAGCTCTAAATGCGTTTGCTCCAATCGTACTTGCTTTGAGCCCAGTATTATCCAAGGCAACCAAATTTGCAGTCGTCTCTTCGATCGAGAATCCAGCACGAGCAGCTATTGGCCCCACAACGGATAACCCCTGCTGTAATTCTTTGGCTCCTGATGCTGCAAGCAGTGATCCCTTTGCAAATACATCGCCAAAATGCGCTGCTTCCGCTGCGGCTTTTGGGCCATCCAGGCCAAACTGGCGTAGGTTCGCAAGAAGCAGACTGCTGCTTTCTGTGAGCGACTGCCCCTCCGCTGCTGCCAATTTGTAGCTAGTGGCTACCAGTTTTATAGCATCAGCTTCTGCCAGCCCTTGTTTTGTCAGGTCCGCAATGCCTGTTCCCAGCTCAGCCCGATTGAATTGTTGCGCAACTCTACCGCCTTGAGATTGGAGCAGCCGCACGCGAGCATCAAGGCCATTCCCAAGACCTTCGCCTTGAGCATTCAAAGTGTTTACGGCTGCTTGAAAATCATTGAGCTGCTTGATGCCGTGAGAAGCCAAACTGGCCGCCGCTACCCCAATAGCCGCCAGTCCCCCAACCAGAGCAAACGAGCCTACTGTATTAAGCCGTTGAGCAGTCGTCAGTCCATTGAGGGCCACCGTAGCCGTACTTGCCGCCGATGCGAATAATCCGAGCGGTCCAGGGATGAAGGCGAACACGCCCGAGAGGCGCTGCGACATACCCAGATTGGCTCCCGCGGCTGCCGTGAGGCGCATGACGCTGCGCTCAGTGTTCAAGAGGGCCGCAGAGGCTGCGGGGAGGCCAGGAGTGGCCATGCGGAGGGTGATGGTGCGGGTATTGGTCCCGCCTAGGCTGCCGAGCTGTGCGCGGAGAGCGGCGACCTGGGAGAGGGCACGCGTTATGCCGCTGGTGTTCAAACTGATGTTACGCACTGCGGCTAGGCGGGTTAGTTCGGTATCAACGCGGCCTAATTGCACAAGGGCGTTGTTGACATCGAGGAGATAGGTGTCTTGCAAGGTAGCCATTTAGCACCTCCTTTCGGGGAATGAAAAGCCGCCCCGAAGGGCGGTGATGTTGTTTTCTGGTCATGTTGTGCCACTCTTGTTAGGGGCAAAAGCTAAGGTAAAGCCATGCTTGAACTGATGGTGGCCATCGTCCTTGGGACAACGATCTGGATGGGTTATGACTCTGCGCAACACAAAATCGCTGTGGATAGTAAGCCTTACAGTGCCAACAACGGTGCTGCAGCCTGGGTCCTGAGCGGGATATTCCTCTGGATTGCAACGTTCCCCTATTACCTCGTAAAACGCTCTCGGGCCGTCTCTAGTGGGTCCATTGCTGCTCCCCCTATTGCGCCCGCCCCTGCTCGCCCCCTCAGCGAGGAGTTGGCTGCCCTCTCAGACCTTCGTGCTGCCGGGAAAATCTCTGAGGCCGACTACGAACGCGCCAAATCCAAGCTCCTCAAATAAAGAAGCCCGCGCTAAGGCGGGCTGCTGGCTATGGGACGGGGAAGCGATCAGGCATAAACTCCCAGGGCATTTTTGCGTTTTTAGAGAGGTTGCATGTGGCGCAAGCAGCAACAAGGTTTTCGGGGTAATTGGTGCCACCTCTTGCTAGAGGGATGAAGTGGTCTATATGCCAAGCCTCCCTCCCAAGCCTCTCCCCACAGTAAAAACAGCCGCCCCTTTGTTTTTTCATTATTAGATGTATATCCCAAGAAGTAAAACTACCAGGCGCAGCTAGCCGCCGTGCTCGATAGTTTTGCTCCCTTGCGCGGTATTTCTCAGGGTCTAATGCATAGTCGCGCGCCCGCCAAGCCTTTTGTCTGAGACGGCCCCTCTCTGTATGATTGGCCTTTCTATATAATTCCCTTGATTTATTTATATTAGCAGCACGCCATGAGGCAGACTTCTTGCGTCGTACAATTTGCACTCGGTCCCGCAGAGTCGGGTCACCAAGCATCGCCTCCTTAAGAGCTTCGTACCGCCGCTTCTTGTAAACCAGACGTTCCGCCCGATATTTGGCATGTGCGGCACGGTTGCCAGCGCGCACCGCCTCTCGGTTGCTAGCTGAGTACTTCTGCTGCTTGGTCCTGAAGCATGATTTGCAATAAGAATGCAAGCCCAATCGATCCTTTTTGTTTCCATAAAAAAATTCGCGAGTGGCAAGCTTCTCCTCCCCACACTTCGTGCAACGCCGCACCTCAGGAGTCACGCTTGCACCCGACCTCGAACCGTGCGGGCCGGAACTCCCAGGGGAACTTATCGGCCTTCTCCCGGTTGCACTCCGGGCAGGCGAGAACGATGTTTGACATGAAGTTGCTCCCTCCCCGGCTCAGCGGTACGAAGTGATCTACTTGATACTTACGCTTCCCAACCCAATCCAGTTTCTCCCCGCAGTAATGACAGAGCCCTTTCTGCTTATCAAGCCGCATCTGCACATCCCACTTGTCGAAGCTGCCCCGCGCGCCGTACTTCACAGCCCGGCGTTTGTGCTTGCTCCGGTAGGCATCGTTACTCCTGAGCATGGATCACCCCGTAGATGACCTGCACAGCGTGCTTGCAAGCCTGATACGCCTCCTTGTGGTCACTGGGCTGTTTGGCAATTAGGACGGCAGCCAATTTGCTTTCCAGCCAGCGCACGTCTGCGAGCTGCGCTTGGCTGAAGTGGTCGCGGATAGGTGCCGACT is a genomic window containing:
- a CDS encoding SHOCT domain-containing protein; its protein translation is MLELMVAIVLGTTIWMGYDSAQHKIAVDSKPYSANNGAAAWVLSGIFLWIATFPYYLVKRSRAVSSGSIAAPPIAPAPARPLSEELAALSDLRAAGKISEADYERAKSKLLK
- a CDS encoding HNH endonuclease, whose translation is MLGDPTLRDRVQIVRRKKSASWRAANINKSRELYRKANHTERGRLRQKAWRARDYALDPEKYRAREQNYRARRLAAPGSFTSWDIHLIMKKQRGGCFYCGERLGREAWHIDHFIPLARGGTNYPENLVAACATCNLSKNAKMPWEFMPDRFPVP
- a CDS encoding HNH endonuclease: MLRSNDAYRSKHKRRAVKYGARGSFDKWDVQMRLDKQKGLCHYCGEKLDWVGKRKYQVDHFVPLSRGGSNFMSNIVLACPECNREKADKFPWEFRPARFEVGCKRDS